Proteins from a genomic interval of Tenacibaculum sp. SZ-18:
- the ilvA gene encoding threonine ammonia-lyase IlvA codes for MESVVSKIYFPELKAIKEAAVTLKNVAAVTPLQQNFNLSNKYNANILLKREDLQQVRSYKIRGAFNKISSLSSQELEKGIVCASAGNHAQGVALACNKKKIFGTIFMPAPTPKQKVEQVKMFGADYVTIKLVGDTFDDSYNEAIKKAELENKTFVHPFDDEKVIEGQATVGLEILEQSDNTIDFVFVPVGGGGLASGLSSVFKYISPQTKIIGVEPSGAPSMQLAIEKTEAIKLPSIDKFVDGAAVQKVGELTHKICAENLEQMIAVPEGKVCQTILEMYNKEAIVVEPAGALTVSALDFYKDEIEGKNVVCVVSGSNNDITRTAEIKERALLYNGLKHYFIIRFPQRAGALKEFVMNVLGEHDDITFFEYSKKTTRDTGPAVVGIELVNSEDLAPLIKRMKKLNFFGEYLNDKPNLFEFLV; via the coding sequence ATGGAATCAGTTGTAAGTAAAATATATTTTCCAGAATTAAAAGCAATAAAGGAAGCTGCCGTAACATTAAAAAATGTTGCGGCAGTAACTCCTCTGCAGCAAAATTTTAATTTATCAAATAAATACAACGCAAATATTCTTTTAAAAAGAGAAGATTTGCAACAAGTAAGATCTTACAAAATTAGAGGAGCTTTTAATAAAATTAGCTCCTTATCAAGTCAAGAATTAGAAAAAGGAATTGTTTGTGCAAGTGCCGGGAATCATGCGCAAGGAGTGGCTTTGGCATGTAATAAAAAGAAAATCTTCGGAACTATTTTTATGCCAGCTCCAACACCAAAACAGAAAGTAGAACAAGTAAAAATGTTTGGTGCTGATTATGTTACGATCAAATTGGTAGGAGATACTTTTGATGATTCCTATAATGAGGCAATAAAAAAAGCTGAATTAGAAAATAAAACTTTTGTACATCCTTTTGATGATGAAAAAGTAATAGAAGGTCAGGCCACTGTTGGTTTAGAAATATTAGAACAATCCGATAATACTATTGATTTTGTTTTTGTTCCTGTAGGTGGAGGAGGTTTAGCTTCGGGATTGTCTTCTGTTTTTAAATATATATCACCTCAAACCAAAATTATTGGAGTTGAACCATCTGGAGCTCCGTCGATGCAATTAGCAATTGAAAAAACAGAAGCGATAAAATTACCTTCTATTGATAAGTTTGTGGACGGTGCGGCTGTTCAAAAGGTGGGAGAACTTACCCATAAAATTTGCGCAGAGAATCTAGAACAAATGATTGCTGTTCCTGAAGGAAAAGTTTGTCAAACGATTCTAGAGATGTATAATAAAGAAGCTATTGTTGTAGAACCTGCTGGAGCTTTAACTGTAAGTGCACTTGATTTTTATAAAGATGAAATTGAAGGTAAAAATGTAGTTTGCGTTGTAAGTGGAAGTAATAACGATATCACAAGAACTGCAGAAATAAAGGAAAGAGCTTTACTTTATAATGGTTTAAAACATTACTTTATTATAAGATTCCCTCAAAGAGCGGGAGCCTTGAAAGAATTTGTTATGAATGTACTTGGCGAGCATGATGATATTACTTTTTTCGAATATTCTAAAAAAACTACCCGTGATACTGGTCCAGCAGTTGTGGGAATTGAATTGGTCAATAGTGAAGATTTAGCTCCACTTATTAAGCGAATGAAAAAGTTAAATTTTTTTGGAGAGTATTTAAATGATAAACCTAATTTATTTGAATTTTTAGTGTAA
- the ilvC gene encoding ketol-acid reductoisomerase has product MGNYFNQLSLREKIEQLGKCRFMESEEFSKGIEALKGKKVVIVGCGAQGLNQGLNMRDSGLDVSYALRPSAIKEQRQSFKNATENNFVVGTYEELIPYADLVCNLTPDKQHSNVVKAVIPLMKEGATLSYSHGFNIVEEGTQVRKDLTVIMVAPKCPGSEVREEYKRGFGVPTLIAVHPTNDPESKGLAQAKAYAFATGGHRAGVLESSFVAEVKSDLMGEQTILCGVLQTASILCFDKMVEEGMKPHFASKLVQYGWETITEALKHGGITNMMDRLSNPAKLKAYQLSEELKDILQPLFDKHMSDIMSGHFSSKMMEDWAKDDKDLLSWRAATAETGFEKTEATEVEVSEQEYFDKGTLLVAFVKSGVELAFETMVASGIIEESAYYESLHELPLIANTVARKKLYEMNRIISDTAEYGCYLFDHAAKPLLIDFMKTVTTDLVGKEFSSSNHVDNVQLIKVNKAIRNHPIEKVGERLREAMTSMKAIKEENVEEELVLS; this is encoded by the coding sequence ATGGGGAATTATTTTAACCAGTTATCATTAAGAGAAAAAATAGAGCAATTAGGAAAATGTAGATTCATGGAGTCTGAGGAATTTTCTAAAGGGATTGAGGCATTAAAAGGTAAGAAAGTTGTGATAGTAGGTTGTGGAGCACAAGGTTTGAACCAAGGACTAAACATGAGAGATTCTGGGCTAGATGTATCTTATGCTTTAAGACCTTCAGCAATTAAAGAACAACGTCAGTCGTTTAAAAACGCAACAGAAAATAATTTTGTTGTAGGTACTTACGAAGAGTTAATTCCATATGCTGATTTAGTATGTAATTTAACTCCAGATAAGCAACATAGCAATGTTGTAAAAGCCGTGATACCATTAATGAAAGAAGGAGCAACATTATCATATTCTCATGGATTTAATATTGTTGAAGAAGGAACTCAAGTTCGTAAGGATTTAACAGTAATTATGGTTGCACCTAAATGTCCTGGAAGTGAAGTTAGAGAAGAATATAAAAGAGGATTTGGAGTGCCAACATTAATTGCAGTTCATCCAACCAATGATCCTGAATCAAAAGGTTTAGCTCAAGCAAAAGCATATGCTTTTGCAACAGGCGGACATCGAGCTGGAGTTTTAGAATCATCTTTTGTCGCTGAGGTAAAATCTGATTTAATGGGTGAGCAAACAATACTTTGTGGAGTATTACAAACAGCTTCAATTTTATGTTTTGATAAAATGGTAGAAGAAGGAATGAAACCTCATTTTGCGAGTAAATTGGTACAATACGGTTGGGAAACGATAACCGAAGCCTTAAAACATGGAGGAATTACAAATATGATGGATCGTCTTTCGAATCCAGCAAAACTGAAAGCATATCAATTATCTGAAGAATTAAAAGACATTCTACAACCATTATTTGACAAACATATGTCTGATATTATGTCTGGTCATTTTTCATCTAAAATGATGGAAGATTGGGCGAAAGATGATAAAGATTTATTATCATGGAGAGCCGCTACCGCAGAAACTGGTTTTGAAAAAACAGAGGCTACAGAAGTTGAAGTTTCAGAACAAGAATATTTCGATAAAGGAACGTTACTAGTTGCTTTTGTAAAATCTGGAGTAGAATTGGCCTTTGAAACTATGGTTGCCTCTGGAATTATTGAAGAATCAGCTTATTATGAATCTTTACATGAGCTTCCATTAATCGCGAATACAGTTGCAAGAAAGAAGTTATACGAAATGAATAGAATCATATCTGATACTGCGGAGTATGGATGTTATTTATTCGATCATGCAGCTAAACCATTACTAATTGATTTTATGAAAACTGTGACTACAGATTTAGTAGGAAAAGAATTTTCAAGTTCAAATCATGTGGATAATGTTCAGTTGATTAAAGTAAATAAAGCCATTAGAAATCATCCAATAGAAAAGGTAGGTGAGCGATTAAGAGAAGCTATGACTTCTATGAAAGCGATAAAAGAAGAGAATGTAGAGGAGGAACTAGTCTTATCATAA